From a region of the Flavobacterium sediminilitoris genome:
- a CDS encoding TolC family protein — protein sequence MKIKIILFFMLLNFSMKAQESDLKEFTLEEYLGYVKKFHPLVKQADLKISEAQAKLMKARGAFDPKLEADFSKKEYGDKNYYSLFNGSFKIPTWYGIEVKAAFDNNEGIYLNPENTVPNNGLTSLGISIPLGQGLWINERMSDLRKAKTYQKLNEAERNIQVTNILYDAIVSYINWKRSYDEVELYRNYLKNASVRYDGVLKLIEQGDKAAIDSIEAGITVKTRRLNLENAELKLIKSKLDLSNYIWTENTIPLELTDSLLPDKNIEKTILETLNLTEFTEVTIENHPKLNALQSKIAILTIDRKLQANSILPKLNVSYNYLSEPSAFEDYRFEDYKIGVHFSFPLFLRKERANLKLAKLKVQDTELSLSYERESLMNKIEAQKQEINSFKKQRSINSELVSNYEQMLNAEERLFTMGESSLFLINSRENTLVSAQLSNISLANAYLNATVSLFKTIANPE from the coding sequence ATGAAAATAAAAATTATACTTTTTTTTATGCTTCTTAACTTTTCTATGAAAGCGCAAGAAAGCGACTTAAAAGAGTTTACTTTAGAGGAATATTTGGGTTATGTGAAAAAATTTCATCCGCTAGTAAAACAAGCTGATTTAAAAATTTCAGAAGCTCAAGCAAAACTTATGAAAGCAAGAGGGGCTTTTGATCCAAAGCTTGAAGCGGATTTTTCAAAGAAAGAATATGGCGATAAAAACTATTATTCGCTTTTTAATGGTAGTTTCAAGATTCCTACTTGGTATGGAATAGAGGTCAAAGCTGCTTTTGATAATAATGAAGGTATTTATTTAAATCCTGAAAATACGGTTCCTAATAATGGGCTTACTTCTCTTGGTATTTCAATTCCTTTAGGTCAGGGTTTATGGATTAATGAAAGAATGTCCGATTTAAGAAAAGCAAAAACGTATCAAAAATTAAATGAAGCTGAACGTAATATTCAGGTTACAAACATTCTTTATGATGCTATTGTAAGTTATATTAACTGGAAAAGGAGTTATGATGAAGTGGAATTGTATCGTAATTATTTGAAAAATGCTAGTGTTCGCTATGATGGTGTTCTTAAACTTATTGAACAAGGTGACAAGGCTGCAATTGATAGTATAGAAGCTGGAATTACAGTGAAAACAAGAAGGTTAAATCTTGAAAATGCTGAATTGAAATTAATAAAATCTAAACTAGACTTGTCTAATTATATTTGGACTGAAAATACTATTCCATTAGAATTAACTGATTCTTTATTACCAGATAAGAATATTGAAAAGACTATTTTGGAGACATTAAATTTAACGGAATTTACAGAAGTTACAATTGAAAATCATCCAAAACTAAATGCACTGCAATCTAAGATAGCTATTCTTACTATAGACCGAAAGTTGCAAGCAAATAGCATTTTACCTAAATTAAATGTTAGCTATAATTATCTTTCTGAGCCTAGTGCTTTTGAAGATTATAGATTTGAAGATTATAAAATAGGTGTTCATTTTTCTTTTCCTTTATTTCTTAGAAAAGAAAGGGCTAATTTAAAACTAGCGAAACTAAAAGTGCAAGACACAGAATTAAGTTTATCTTACGAAAGAGAAAGCTTAATGAATAAGATTGAAGCTCAAAAGCAAGAGATTAATTCTTTTAAAAAGCAACGTTCTATAAATTCTGAATTGGTTTCCAACTATGAGCAGATGTTGAATGCTGAGGAACGATTGTTTACTATGGGTGAAAGTTCTTTATTTTTAATTAATTCTAGAGAAAATACTCTTGTGAGTGCACAATTGTCTAATATTTCATTAGCAAATGCTTATTTAAACGCTACTGTTTCCTTGTTTAAAACGATTGCAAATCCTGAATAG
- a CDS encoding metallophosphoesterase, which yields MKMFWVNTHVYAFRYYSTVILLLFLFNSCATMQLQIDDKDKTITALEKDSLKVIHTFYLMGDAGNAKKDSTTIALEKFSKNIEVTDENATVLFLGDNIYPKGLPKKEDKGRELAEHQLNVQIEAVKQFKGKTIFLPGNHDWYSNGVEGLKRQQEYVEEKLGKKSFLPKDGCPIETIKIKDDIVLILVDSEWYITNWDKHPTINDDCEIKTKTQFLDEFRSEIKKARGKTTIVAIHHPMFSNGPHGGQYSFKNYHQPFFPLGYIKNILRKTTGVVNADMQNKHYNELRKNIIAASQFNDRVIFVSGHEHSLQYLVEDNLPQIISGSGSKTTPTRTIGGGKYSHAANGFAILEIYENGASNVKFINAKKDSIEYSTQVYGVADIQFKETLLPIVQDSIKASIYTAEETKKGKFHTFLWGERYRKDYSIPVLAKTVNLDTLFGGLVPVRKGGGTQSKALRLEAKDGKQYVMRAMKKEASQYIQAAMFKDQYVEGQFRNTASENLVKDVFTGSYPYVPLTMALLSDAIGVYHLNPRLFYIPKQKALGSFNQEFGDELYLLEEHASDGHVDLAGDNFSGEIISTNDLLQEIHSDESKIIDETAYIKARLFDMLIGDWDRHQDQWRWLEFKENGKIIYRPLPRDRDQAFSKMSDGFLLGAAVRLIPVAKILRKYDADLKDVKGFNLEPFPLDMAFINQSDKTIWDEQVKHIQNKITNEVIDEAFQTIPKEIQGETISEIKEILKARRNNLQKIADRYFKLINKFAVLTATNKDDYIQVNCLENGKVQVSLYRKKDNTYKDKFHDRTYNPQETKEIWIYGLDDDDTFEVIGKSEKIKIRLIGGQNNDNYKVEQGKNIVIYDYKSKKNNFEKAQKATVKKQDDYDINVYDYKKIKNNTNQIIPVIGANPDDGFKIGFTNVFTKYGFERNPFSSQHQLKGAYYFATKGYELFYKLEIARILGKFNFEIETGLQSPNFTQNFFGYGNETKNFDDDYSLNYNRVKVRTFSISPSLKWRSRSGSIATFKMTYESIEVDDTKDRFVENNIQLPKYIFDEVQFVGAEINYHFENYDNKAYPTLGMKTALSVGYKSNIDKRNRNYGYLIPEVSFNHKLNASGKLVLATQFKSHIVFGNNFEFYQGASIGGTDGLRGYRNQRFVGNQSFYQNTDLRYSFNSVKTRFIPVRIGVYGGFDYGRVWLKGEDSNKWNNSYGGGLFINGVELITANLGIFNSSDGIRVAFGLGFGF from the coding sequence ATGAAAATGTTTTGGGTTAATACACATGTTTATGCATTTCGTTACTATTCAACAGTAATCCTCTTATTATTCTTATTCAATTCGTGTGCTACAATGCAATTACAAATTGATGATAAAGACAAAACAATAACAGCGTTAGAGAAAGATTCATTAAAAGTAATTCATACTTTTTATTTGATGGGAGATGCAGGAAATGCTAAAAAAGATAGTACAACAATTGCACTAGAGAAATTCTCTAAAAATATAGAAGTCACAGATGAAAATGCTACAGTTTTGTTTTTAGGAGATAATATCTATCCAAAGGGATTGCCTAAAAAAGAAGACAAAGGAAGAGAATTAGCAGAACATCAACTTAACGTTCAGATAGAAGCAGTTAAGCAATTTAAAGGGAAAACTATTTTTTTGCCAGGAAATCACGATTGGTATAGCAATGGGGTTGAAGGATTAAAAAGACAGCAAGAATATGTTGAAGAAAAACTAGGTAAAAAATCATTTTTACCAAAAGATGGTTGTCCTATTGAAACCATAAAAATAAAAGATGATATTGTGTTAATTCTAGTAGATTCAGAATGGTACATTACAAATTGGGATAAACATCCTACGATTAATGACGATTGTGAAATAAAAACGAAAACACAGTTTTTAGATGAATTTAGAAGTGAAATCAAAAAAGCTAGAGGAAAAACAACAATAGTAGCCATTCATCATCCAATGTTTAGTAATGGACCACATGGCGGACAATATTCTTTTAAAAATTATCATCAACCTTTTTTTCCTTTAGGATATATCAAAAATATACTTAGAAAAACGACAGGTGTTGTAAATGCAGATATGCAAAATAAGCATTATAATGAATTACGAAAAAATATTATAGCAGCATCGCAATTTAATGATAGAGTTATTTTCGTTTCAGGACACGAACATAGCTTACAATATTTAGTAGAAGATAATTTACCACAAATAATAAGTGGTTCAGGTTCTAAAACAACTCCAACAAGAACCATTGGTGGCGGAAAATATTCACATGCTGCAAACGGTTTTGCAATTTTAGAAATATATGAGAACGGAGCGTCAAATGTTAAGTTTATTAATGCTAAAAAAGATAGCATAGAATATTCAACTCAAGTTTATGGAGTTGCAGATATTCAATTTAAAGAAACACTTTTGCCAATTGTACAAGATTCTATAAAAGCATCGATTTACACAGCAGAAGAAACCAAAAAAGGAAAGTTTCATACTTTTTTATGGGGAGAACGATATAGAAAAGACTATAGTATCCCTGTTTTAGCAAAAACAGTAAATTTAGATACGTTATTTGGAGGATTAGTTCCAGTAAGAAAAGGAGGAGGAACACAATCAAAAGCCCTACGATTAGAAGCAAAAGATGGAAAACAATATGTAATGAGAGCTATGAAAAAAGAAGCATCTCAATATATACAAGCTGCTATGTTTAAAGATCAATATGTTGAAGGTCAATTTAGAAACACAGCTTCTGAGAACTTAGTAAAAGACGTATTTACAGGTTCTTATCCTTATGTGCCACTTACAATGGCATTGCTTTCCGATGCAATAGGAGTATATCATTTAAATCCAAGATTGTTTTATATTCCAAAGCAAAAAGCATTAGGTAGTTTTAATCAGGAATTTGGTGATGAATTATATCTTTTAGAAGAGCACGCATCAGATGGACATGTTGACTTAGCAGGCGATAATTTTTCAGGAGAAATAATCAGCACAAACGATTTATTACAAGAAATTCATTCAGATGAGTCCAAAATTATCGATGAAACGGCTTATATAAAAGCACGATTATTTGATATGTTAATAGGAGATTGGGACAGACATCAAGATCAATGGAGATGGTTAGAATTTAAAGAAAACGGAAAAATAATTTATAGACCTTTACCAAGAGATAGAGATCAAGCTTTCTCAAAAATGTCTGATGGATTTCTTTTAGGAGCTGCTGTGAGACTGATTCCTGTGGCAAAAATATTACGTAAATATGATGCAGATTTAAAAGATGTAAAAGGATTTAATTTAGAACCTTTCCCATTAGATATGGCATTTATAAATCAATCAGATAAAACTATTTGGGACGAACAAGTAAAACATATTCAAAATAAAATTACAAACGAGGTAATAGATGAAGCTTTTCAGACTATACCTAAAGAAATACAAGGTGAAACCATTTCTGAAATAAAAGAAATCCTAAAAGCCAGAAGAAACAACCTTCAAAAAATAGCAGACAGATATTTTAAATTGATAAATAAATTTGCTGTTTTAACAGCCACAAATAAAGACGATTATATACAAGTAAATTGTTTAGAAAACGGAAAAGTTCAAGTATCATTATATAGAAAAAAAGACAATACTTATAAAGACAAATTTCATGACAGAACCTATAATCCTCAAGAAACAAAAGAAATATGGATTTATGGCTTAGACGATGATGATACATTTGAAGTAATAGGAAAAAGCGAAAAAATAAAAATCAGACTTATTGGAGGTCAAAACAACGATAATTATAAAGTAGAACAAGGAAAAAATATAGTTATATATGATTATAAATCAAAGAAAAACAATTTTGAAAAAGCGCAGAAAGCAACAGTCAAAAAACAAGATGATTACGATATAAACGTATATGATTATAAAAAAATAAAAAACAACACAAACCAAATAATTCCTGTTATTGGAGCCAATCCAGATGATGGATTTAAAATTGGATTTACAAATGTTTTTACCAAATATGGATTTGAGCGAAACCCATTTTCGAGCCAGCATCAATTAAAAGGAGCTTATTATTTTGCTACAAAAGGATATGAACTATTCTATAAACTAGAAATAGCCAGGATATTAGGTAAATTTAATTTTGAAATTGAAACAGGATTGCAAAGTCCAAACTTTACGCAAAACTTTTTTGGATATGGAAATGAAACAAAGAATTTTGATGATGATTATAGCCTAAATTATAATCGTGTAAAAGTAAGAACATTTAGTATTTCTCCTTCATTAAAATGGCGAAGCAGATCAGGAAGTATAGCCACATTTAAAATGACTTATGAATCAATTGAAGTAGACGATACAAAAGACAGATTTGTAGAAAATAACATTCAATTACCAAAATATATATTTGATGAGGTACAATTTGTAGGAGCAGAAATTAATTATCATTTTGAGAATTATGATAACAAAGCTTATCCAACATTAGGAATGAAAACTGCTCTATCTGTAGGATATAAATCAAATATAGATAAAAGAAATAGAAATTATGGATATTTAATTCCAGAAGTAAGCTTCAATCATAAACTAAATGCTTCAGGGAAATTAGTATTAGCCACACAATTTAAAAGTCATATTGTTTTTGGCAATAATTTTGAATTCTATCAAGGAGCATCAATTGGAGGAACAGATGGATTAAGAGGATATAGAAACCAACGCTTCGTTGGGAATCAATCTTTTTATCAAAATACTGATTTAAGATATAGCTTTAATAGTGTAAAAACAAGATTTATTCCTGTGCGAATAGGAGTTTATGGAGGTTTCGATTACGGAAGAGTTTGGCTAAAAGGAGAAGATTCAAACAAATGGAATAATTCCTACGGAGGAGGTCTCTTTATAAATGGAGTAGAATTGATAACAGCTAATTTAGGAATCTTTAATTCGTCAGATGGTATTAGAGTCGCTTTCGGATTAGGATTTGGTTTTTAA
- a CDS encoding HlyD family secretion protein, whose translation MLNITKNKIDSTFDFSKYKSSAVFADNKGYLVIRKIIIGIAILTFLFLFLPWTQNISGSGFVTTLKPDQRPQNIQTAIAGRIEKWYVSEGDFVKKGDTILFISEVKEDYLDPNLVENTGNQVIAKENAATSYASKVKALESQMYAIESEKNLKYKQAQNKLKQAYLKVKSDSIDLQAVKTQLKIAETQFSRAINLNKEGLKPLTNVEEKRVKLQEMEAKIITQENKYLASQNEILNATMELNRISAEYAEKSAKASSDKQTALSSQFDTEAQVGKLKNQYTNYQIRNGLYYITAPQDGYVNRAIQSGIGETIKEGTSIVSIMPSKFEIAVETYIDPVDFPLINRGQKVRVWFDGWPTIVFSGWPGASYGTFGGVIVAKENFISQNGKYRVLIAPDKEDKNWPEQLSIGAGTQSIALLKSVPIWFEIWRTLNGFPPNFYQPQNAEKDQKK comes from the coding sequence ATGCTAAACATAACAAAAAATAAAATTGATAGCACATTTGATTTTTCAAAATATAAATCGAGTGCTGTTTTTGCAGATAACAAAGGGTACTTAGTTATACGAAAGATAATTATAGGAATTGCTATTTTGACTTTCTTATTTCTATTTCTTCCATGGACACAAAATATTTCTGGCTCTGGATTTGTTACTACTTTAAAACCTGATCAAAGACCTCAAAATATTCAAACTGCAATTGCTGGACGAATAGAAAAATGGTATGTGAGCGAAGGTGATTTTGTAAAAAAAGGAGATACTATTTTATTCATTTCTGAGGTAAAAGAAGATTATTTAGATCCAAATTTGGTAGAAAACACAGGAAACCAAGTGATCGCAAAAGAGAATGCTGCTACTTCTTACGCTTCAAAGGTGAAAGCATTAGAAAGTCAGATGTATGCTATTGAGAGTGAAAAAAACTTGAAATATAAACAAGCTCAGAATAAATTAAAACAAGCTTATTTAAAGGTAAAAAGTGATAGTATAGATTTACAAGCTGTAAAAACACAGTTAAAAATTGCTGAAACTCAATTTAGCAGAGCTATCAATTTAAACAAGGAAGGCTTAAAACCTCTAACTAATGTTGAAGAAAAGAGAGTTAAGCTACAGGAAATGGAGGCTAAAATTATTACACAAGAGAATAAATATTTAGCTAGCCAAAATGAAATTCTTAATGCTACAATGGAATTGAATCGAATTTCTGCTGAGTATGCTGAAAAAAGTGCAAAAGCTAGTAGTGATAAACAAACTGCTTTAAGTTCTCAATTTGACACTGAAGCTCAAGTAGGAAAATTAAAAAACCAATATACTAATTATCAAATTAGAAATGGTCTTTATTATATAACTGCTCCACAAGATGGTTATGTTAATAGAGCTATACAATCGGGAATTGGTGAAACAATCAAAGAAGGCACATCGATAGTTAGTATTATGCCTTCAAAATTTGAAATTGCTGTTGAAACGTATATAGATCCTGTTGATTTTCCATTAATCAATAGAGGACAAAAAGTAAGAGTTTGGTTTGACGGTTGGCCTACTATAGTATTTAGTGGTTGGCCTGGTGCTTCTTATGGAACTTTTGGAGGTGTTATTGTTGCTAAAGAAAATTTCATAAGTCAAAATGGGAAATACAGAGTACTTATTGCGCCAGACAAAGAAGATAAGAACTGGCCAGAACAATTGAGTATTGGTGCTGGAACACAATCTATTGCTTTATTAAAAAGTGTTCCTATTTGGTTTGAAATTTGGAGAACATTAAATGGGTTTCCTCCTAATTTTTATCAGCCTCAAAATGCTGAAAAAGATCAAAAAAAGTAG
- a CDS encoding acetyl-CoA hydrolase/transferase family protein, with amino-acid sequence MSKYVTAAEAVKIVKSGDRVYVQAAAATPTILTKALSERASELRDVEICHLHTEGEAPYANPELMNSFHVNSFFIGKNVRHTLQAGNGSYTPVFLSELPRLFRKNVLPLDVVFIHVSPPDKHGYCSLGVSVEATIAAIENSKTIIAQVNPQMPRTFGDGILHVSEIDYLVDVNLPIFCHEVAPFTDVEEKIGEYVASLIDDKSTLQMGIGNIPNAALSKLTNHKNLGLHTEMFSDGVIDLIEKDVINCNYKGTVRGRALATFLIGSQRLYDFVNDNPFVELRESSMVNDTAVIRKNPKMIAINSAIEVDVTGQVCADSIGGKMYSGVGGQMDFMRGASLSEGGKAIIALPSVTKRGESRIVPYLKQGAGVVTTRSHVQYIITENGIADLYGKTLKKRIDEMVKIAHPDHQEMIERQYFELTSAK; translated from the coding sequence ATGAGTAAGTATGTAACGGCTGCGGAAGCTGTAAAAATAGTAAAATCTGGAGATAGAGTATATGTCCAAGCAGCTGCTGCAACACCAACAATATTAACAAAAGCATTATCAGAAAGAGCATCAGAATTAAGAGATGTCGAAATTTGTCATTTGCACACAGAAGGAGAAGCTCCATATGCTAATCCAGAATTAATGAACAGTTTTCATGTAAATTCTTTTTTTATAGGAAAAAATGTTCGACATACTTTACAAGCAGGGAACGGTTCCTATACACCCGTTTTTTTAAGTGAATTACCACGCTTGTTTCGAAAAAATGTATTACCATTAGATGTAGTATTTATTCATGTTTCACCACCAGATAAGCACGGATATTGTTCGTTAGGTGTTTCTGTAGAAGCAACAATTGCAGCTATTGAAAATTCAAAGACAATAATTGCTCAAGTAAATCCGCAAATGCCTAGAACATTTGGAGATGGAATTCTCCATGTTTCGGAGATAGATTATTTAGTAGATGTTAATTTGCCTATATTTTGTCATGAAGTAGCTCCTTTTACAGATGTTGAAGAGAAGATTGGAGAATATGTTGCATCTTTAATAGACGATAAAAGCACCTTACAAATGGGAATTGGAAATATTCCAAATGCAGCATTAAGTAAATTAACAAATCATAAAAACCTAGGATTACATACTGAAATGTTTTCCGATGGAGTAATTGATTTGATAGAAAAAGACGTTATTAATTGTAATTATAAAGGAACGGTTAGAGGTAGAGCCTTAGCAACGTTTTTAATTGGTTCGCAAAGGCTATACGATTTTGTAAACGATAATCCTTTTGTAGAGTTAAGAGAATCATCTATGGTAAACGATACAGCAGTGATTCGTAAAAACCCAAAAATGATTGCGATAAATTCTGCAATAGAAGTAGATGTTACAGGACAAGTTTGTGCCGACTCTATAGGCGGGAAAATGTATTCAGGAGTTGGAGGACAAATGGATTTTATGCGAGGTGCTTCTTTAAGCGAAGGCGGTAAGGCAATAATTGCATTACCCTCTGTTACAAAAAGAGGAGAAAGTAGAATTGTACCCTATTTAAAACAAGGAGCAGGAGTTGTAACGACGCGTTCTCATGTTCAATATATAATTACAGAAAATGGAATTGCCGATTTATACGGTAAAACACTGAAGAAAAGGATTGATGAGATGGTTAAGATTGCACACCCAGATCATCAAGAAATGATTGAAAGACAATATTTTGAGTTAACAAGCGCAAAATAA
- a CDS encoding RNA recognition motif domain-containing protein, whose product MNIFVGSLPFSIEEADLRGFFEEYGTVDSVKIISDKFTGRSKGFGFVEMPNDAEAQKAIDELNGGTVEGRTIVVNKSEPKPEGERRSFNRNGNGGGGRGNFSNNRDNNRGGRY is encoded by the coding sequence ATGAACATTTTTGTAGGAAGTCTTCCGTTCAGTATTGAGGAAGCAGATTTAAGAGGTTTTTTTGAAGAGTATGGAACTGTTGATTCAGTTAAGATTATCTCTGACAAATTTACTGGAAGAAGTAAAGGATTTGGATTTGTTGAAATGCCAAATGACGCAGAAGCTCAGAAAGCAATTGATGAGTTAAACGGTGGAACTGTTGAAGGCAGAACTATTGTAGTAAACAAATCAGAACCAAAACCAGAAGGTGAAAGAAGATCTTTCAACCGTAATGGTAATGGTGGTGGAGGAAGAGGAAACTTTTCTAACAACAGAGATAACAATAGAGGTGGTCGTTACTAA